The Mustela nigripes isolate SB6536 chromosome 6, MUSNIG.SB6536, whole genome shotgun sequence DNA window CTTTTCTGGGCAAAAGGTAGGGTTGTATTTCCCTCCCCCTatccatgtgacttgctttggtccGCGGGTTGTAGACAGAAGATATAGGTGTATCTGGATGACAGCCTTAGAGCACCGTATTCCTTTCTCCCCATCTGTGACCCTCCTTCTCCCCATCAGTGACCCTCCAGATGGGGGGACAGTTTCAGGCTGGGCCAGCCAAGACTGATGAGCAAATAGCATGAGAAATAAATCTTCTGGGGGAGTCTTTGTTCGATGCAGCATAACCCAGCCTATCCTAACTGGTCAAATCACCCAGTAGACCTGCAAGGACGCCAGTTTTTTGAGAAAACTTGGCTTCCACCGTGTTGACCTGGCCCCATGAGTAGTAGAAGCGCAGTTCAGTGACCACACTGGCTCCCTTGATAACATGAAATCTCAGGCTCAGAGGTCCTAAGGAAGGGACCCTGGGACTTCCCACAGATGCCCATTGAGGTCACTCACCTCTTAGTTTGGGACACCATGGGGTATGGGCTCCATGGAATGGGTGGGGGGACAAGAGGTTAGATTCCAAAGGCCTTAAGTGGAAGTGGACACAGCAGGAGAGGACCAGCTGGAGGGGGCAAGATCAGGCAAGAAGAAGGGACTCAGTGAATCTCTGGGTCCTGGCTCAGGTGACTTGGAAGTTGACAGATACAGGGCAGCTGGACACAGGAAGGATTATGCTGAGGTGCTGGATTACGCCAAGGAGTAGCCTGGTGGAGGTGGCTGGGCGGGCTCGTCCCTCACCTGAGCCAGAGACTGGGGGTCCTCAGAGTGAACCACCCCCAGGAGCAGCTGTGAACTCCCGAGTACAGGAGGCAAGGCTGAGCCTTGGGGACGAGCCCAGCACTCGGGACAGCCTGGTGtcccagaggaaggagagggactcTAGGGGAGGGGCTCTTGGTCCAGCGTCCAGGACAGAGCATGTCAAGGAGATCTCTTGGCTGGTGGGGTCCTAAATCTGGGGGAGGTGGGCAACATTTGAAGGAACTTGTCTGTGAGGAAAGGAAAATCAAAGCAGGGCTCCCGAGAGGATGTAGAGATGATGGAAAACTGTTTCAAAGTCACATTTATTGTGAGTTATTTTCCAATGAAAGAAACGTTGACCACAGAAATTTGAAAACCACATACAAGCACAACAAATGGACTGCAGTTACGGACAATGGCCAATGACCACCACTGTCAGTCCTGGGGGATACGTTCCCTACCTTTCCtctgtacacacatacacacccacaatttgctttgttgtttttttaaaaacaaaacgagGCTCACGCTCTGCACCAAGTTTTGTTACCTGTTCACCAAATAAAGACCGTTGCTCCCCGGTATTCGCTGGACCACACGGTCATCATCCCTGACTCTTCCTGTGGAGTGTACACCAGAGCATAAGTGTGCCATATAAATGAGGAGTTTTGCTTGATAAGGTTGAACTCAACCTTGATAAGGTTGAACTTTGCTTGAACTCAAAGAATGTTGTTCCGTGCTGATCAGAAACCTCAGCTGAGCGGGAGAAGTGTGGGGCTAGGGGGGCAGTAAGGCACAGGTGGGGAGTGGAGACCTCTGTGTTAGCACACGtttttaaaacaatcataaaacatGCTCACTGTGAGGAGCTGGAACAGTTCAAAACATAGCAAGAAAAGCAGCTGCATGTGATCCTATCAGCTGTTAACACAATTCCTTCCTTAGAACAATCAGAGGAACTAGCCTATATATGGACTATGCAGAAATACAACGGTTACTGAAAATACGGCTTAAGTGTGCTCCTGTCTGCCGCGGGGCCCTGCAGCGCTCCTAAAGAAAGACAGCTCATCGGGGAACCTGAGAACCAGGGGCTCGGGAGGACGTGTGACAGAGTGCTCTGAGGGGCCCGGTGGGTGTcaggcctgcccccccccccaccccgaccagCGCAGCAAGCAAGGGGCAGTGCTCTGTTCTGGGGGCTCCAAGCAGCTGGGAGAGCCTGCCTCTCGCCCCTCTTGCCTCCCTTTGGAGGGGAGCGCCATCAGAACGGGAGCCTCCGTACCCACGTCCCCAAGACACAATGACGCAGCAAGGAGCCGCAAGGTGGGGATTCTGAGTGCTGGGCAGTGGCTCCGTACACCTACAAGGAGCCTGCCTCAAGGTGTCCACAGTCTCATGGCAGCTCAAGGGACAGGCTCGCATGAAGGCTGCCCCGAGAACCACATTCCTCTTTTCAAGATCTTGTCTTTGTAAGAAAGTGCTGTGTTGGAACCTTCTGGTTCTTCGACTCCCAGAAGAACCTTCTGGTTCTTCGACTCAGTACAGGTGAGAGATGTAGCCTGTTTTGCCAATGTTGAGGATTTCGAGCTTATTGCTGTTGTCTTTTGGTTATGCTCAAATGCATAAATCAGAAAAGCAGCACATTTCACCTGCAGTGACATTACTCTGTGCTTGCCAACGCATCCCACCTGGGGAGAACGTAGGTGCCCATCTCTTGCTTGTCTCCATTAAGGCTCTGGGAGTATGGGCAGGGGCTATTAAGAAAAAAGGGGCACAGGCCACAAGCCCTTCTGTTGTGCTGGTAAAGGCCTGGGAGCCCAGGATGCCTATCTGTGCTGtgcactgcatttttttttttttttggtaagacttAATAACACCTCCCTGATTCACATAACGCACAATGCAACAGATAATAAGACTCTCTGTAGTTTATACAAAACTCTATCAAATATTTAGGCTAGGTCAAAAAAGTGTTCCAAAATGTAAATAAGTGAGCATCTTTTACTGGCCCACCACGGTCAGTGCCCTCCCTGGGGAACgctgcctccccctcctgccaCACCGACCACTTCCTGTCTGGGGAAATGGGGTCAcgttatttttccttctaaaccCCAAGACTGCACAAAGGGCAGCCCAACCCCCAGCCGTAAGTCCCCCctacccagcccccagccccacacagCCCCAGCCCATCACGACAGAGGATGCTCCGGAATGTTGCGGTGGGAAGGCTGCCCGGCGGTTGGAGGTGGCCCCTCCGCCATGGGCTCCCTGGTGTCATTTCCCAGCCAAGTGAGCTAACAGACTCAGATGCTTGAATAGCAGGCTTCCTTAAGCTCTAGACCAACACGTACACCAAAAGTAGCTTCCTAGCTTTTCCTAAAAACAGTAGTTTGCCTTTGGTTTCAATAAACCATAATTTCAGCACCAAGGCAGGACCCTGTGTGTCAAACCCGGGCGCATCCAAGCCAGTGTGGGCGTAGCTGCAGAAAGATCGGGAAGTGCCTGCGAAAGAGTGTCCTAGATTTGTCTCCTCGATGGACTCAGGAACGCATCTGCACGAGGAGAGCGAGCGGGAAAGGAGGAGTCCCTTGCAGCTCCAGCCCCCAAACACCAGGCCAGACAGGAGGACCAGTTCACTCAGCGGCCTCAGCTCCGGCTCCTGCTGGACAGCAGGGACAGGAGCAGCGCCTTCACGTCCCTCAGGGAAGGCTGGTGGCCGTTTGCTTGCGTCCGCAATCTGAAACAGGTGAAGGATACTGACTCAGCCACTGTCCTGCTGCTCCGAGGTCTTCGGTCTCAGCAAGGACGCATggccaccaccaggccctccatGCATGCTTGGGTCACTACAGGGGGGTGGTGTCCAAAACCACAATGCTCTCCCATGCTGGGCTGATGTCACCATCCTGGGAATCTAAACTGGGGGCCCTCCAGCCACTGGATCGCTCCCACTGGATGTCTGCAGGCACAATGGAGCCCATCAACCGGCCCCACGTAGACCACCAACTCAGCCACCAGCCTGCAGCGCCATCCCCAGGCCGCCTCCTCCTGACCAGCAGCTCCACTCCCTCGGGATGCAGGCAGACCCCGGGGTTTGCAACTGGTACCTCCTTCTGGCTCTAGAGCCTGCAAACGGCTCCATCCCACAGGTTCTAGTGAGACCAGGCCCTCCTCATCCCTTGCCTGAGCCAGTGCAGTGGCCCTCTAGCTCGTGAACCTGCCTCCCCATGGCCCGGCGATGAGAGCTCTTTCCCATGGCCACAAGAGTCATTGCCCACTGCAAACCAGACCCTTCCACTGCCCCAATTTGAACCCTTCTGTGTCTGCCAATAGCACTGAGCCCCCATCTCCTGAGTGCCCACCATGTGACCAGCACTGTACCATCCCAAAGGCCACACAGAAATCCAGCGAGGAGATGAAGATCACCCACACGGAACAGGTGAGACCGCCAAGGGCCATGATTTTCAAGATTAGACCCAACAACCCTTATGGCTGCAACAAAGCCCTTCTTCACTCTGAATCAGTTTTCTGAATTCAGAAGCAGCAGCATCCCAGGGGCTGTGTTAGCAATGAAGAATGCGGGGTTCCACCCCCAGGGCCCCCCAACACCATGATTCAGCAAGCTGAGGTCAGATGGGAATTTGCATAAATAggcaaccccccccccgcccccgcaaagCCGCGGACCTGGAGTGGGGGAAGAGCTGCGTCATCACTCGAGAGCACACATGACAGGTGAGCCACTGCAGCCACCGGATGTCTTCGGGCATGTCTGGAAGCCACATCACCAGTCTataggagacacacacacacacacacacacacacacacacacacatggacatGCATGAAAACAAGCCAAAACACACACTTACAACCAAAACCCAAAGGCAGGTACCCTAGAATAATGCCCTTTGTCCAGCGAAACTGCCAGACTCACATCTAACCCCAATCTGATCAGTCCCAGAAAGCAGATTAGGCACATGACATGAAAGGCAAACCTCCCTAAAAGCCCGAAAGTGAAGTCAGGTCACGTGGGGCTCCAGAAACTTCAAGGGATTATCCGCGGAAATAAAAGAGGAGGGCTTTCCAGGCTTCTCTGTGGCACGGTACCCCCTGAAGCTGACGCAGAGAATCTCATAGTCAAGGTGGCACCTCCCCAGCCCGCACAGCCCTGCGGCACTGGGCCACACGCCAGCTCAGCggactccccaccccctgcccccacccctgcacaaATGGATCCATTGCTGAGCTCAGATGGGGCCTCACCCCTGACAGGGGTGTCGGGGAACAAGCAGCTAATTCAGtagagtggggagggggtctgGTCAGGAGAACCGAGCTGCGTTCGGAAGGATGGTCTGGCCTCTACAAGATGGACCAAAAGCCATGTCCACCGACTCACTAAAAAGACCGTAAACACCAACATAAATCTAAAGAAAGATTggggttgggggcgcctgggtggctcagctggataagagactgccttcagctcaggtcatgatcctggagtccccagatcgagtcccacatcaggttcccggctccatagggagtctgcttctcgctctgaccctcccccttctcatgctctctctctcaaataaataaataaaatcttaaaaaaaaaaaagaaagcaagcaagcaagcaaaggTTAAACAAATACCCAGGATTCAAGTGTGTGCCTCCCAACGTTCCATGAATAAAATCCCGAAACGGAAGTGTACACCTACTAAGAAGGGGCAAATGAGAGCCTGGAGAAAAGAGGCGGCTTTAGAGGGGTCACTGTGAGGCACCTTGTAGGGCACTCCTTGTGGACCGTGGGCTCCGTGGCATTCTACACGGAGCCAGGCCACAGGTCAAGCGCCCTTACGtggattctctccatctccatccaACCCTGGGAGGAAAGCACAAAGCCACACAAAAGGCTCACCTCTGGGCCATGGCGATGGCAGACTCCATGGGGAACGTACAAGGCAGCATCACATATGACATGACCTTAACCGGTAAGAAATCGTAAATCCTGCTCACTTGTCCATGTTTCACTTTAATTGCATTATTCAGTGCTGAAAAATATAACGTGGAGGTGTGTCTCCCACCAGAGCAAAAACCAAACCACCTTCCCCAGGGGCTGCTTGGAATTTCCGCGAAATACACCAATCCGGGCATCCGAAGACTCAGAAGCACTCACCAATGAGATCAAATGAGTTGTTTTCCCAGAACAGCCCTCGGCTAGCCCACAGGACACAGGGTGCTCAGTGAACCACTCTCTTTTAAATAACAACTGTTTTGGGAGGGCTACACAAACTTCTCGAATATCCCCATCgattttttttgagttttttcctGAACCTTCCGCTGGACTTTGTTTCCTTCTGCCCAGAACCCTCCACCAAGTGCTGGCTAGTGAATTAGCACAACAGACGTGCTAGAGCCCTGGGACCAGGGATGAGGTCCCCCGCGGCTCTGAATCTCTCCAAGTGCTCGATCTGAAAGCTGGTGTGCACACCTGTCCACGTAATAGCTGATCACGTGATAAAGTCTATCGCCACTCAATGGAGATTCAAAACTGCAGGTCTGGAGGCAAGGAGAAATCAGGGAAAGGGGACTCCTCAAGAAAGAAGGCTTTGCAACGGgtaagcaggaagagaggggttCTGGAGGAAGGGCCCACCAGAAGGTTCTGGACTGAAGAGTCCCTTCAGTCTCTCTGTGTCACAGGAAACCACATCCTCAGCACCCCCCGACCCCCGCGCGGTCGGCACCTGTAGTGAGGCTGGGCGATAGGTTGTCCAGGATGCGCTCGTCCCAGGGCAGGATGCTGAGACGCAGGTGGTCCAGCAGCTCGTCTCCCTCGGGCTTCGTCCCCTCCGCAGACACCCTTGGGCCAGATTCCgggttcctgtgtccccaggggaAGGTAAGGGTCTTCGCCCCCTCCGAGGGTAAATCCAGGCCCGGATGGGGCTTGTTGCAGATGCCTACCGGGGACACGGGAAACCAGCCAGCAGGTGAACACAGGCAGCAGGGGACCCTACTCACACACGCACCCGCAGAATGACAGGGACACAGGCAGCCCCCGGGGGAGCCGCGGGCCTGCCATGGGAGAAATGAGGGCGGGTAGATAGGTTTTTGTAACCGAGAGGAACAAGTGTGGGGCTTTGAAGCCAGAGAGATGAGAGTTTGGTTGAGGCGCCATCCCTCACTAGCCGTGCGAGTTCCACAGCCACAGGTGCATTTATGAAGGTGGAAGATAAGAATTACAACTAATTTATAATCACTGAATCACTGGTGAGGCTGTGTTTCAGGCCCCTGATTAGGAACTTGGTAACAATTAGGACTGTTACCCctggtctctctgctcctccatttCAGCTGAGAAatcagaagcacagagaggttaagagactcacccaaagccacacagcctgTGAGTGCAAGAGCAGCATTCGAACCCAGGTCTGACATTAAAGATGCCGCTCTTCCACCGTGTGGCTTTGAAAGCAGTGCTGGGTGAGGGAGTCTGGGCAGGTCCCGCCCCCGGTGCTGGGACCCACTGGCTGATACCAGTGAGTGGTTCCCGCTCTCAGAGAACTGGCTCGCTGGGCTGGTCAAGGGAACAGGCTGTTCCAGGTGTCCACGCTGCCCCCCGGGGCTCCTCCTGCTCCCGACCTCTGCTTAGGAAGACCAGGAGTGTTCCCAGATGCCTGTGCCTTATTCCTCGGGTTGATCTCCACACCACCCTCGTGACCGGGCCCTTGGCCAAGCCTCCGGCTGCCCCCTGGGCTCCTGGAGGGACCAGCATCCACACCGTGCCAGGGGCCTTCAAAGCCTCTGCTCCCATAGATCTTTCCCACTTTCATCAGGCATCCTCCTCATCTGCCAGGACTGTACCCTCCCTCAGGAATGTTTCAAAGAATCTGTTCCCAGAATCTACTCACCTATATCTTTAGACTCCAACCCAACCCAGAGGCTGCCAAGGCCCATCTTCAGAACTACCAAGAATCCCCTGGGCATTTAATCCACGTTCCCCTGGCTACAGGCTGGACACAGAagcccagggagggaggtggtTTGCCCAAAGGCTTCTAGTTATGAAAGTCACTGTGTCACCTGAGTGTGCCCCTAAGGGCTCTGCGGCTGTCCCTGATTCCTAGATTCCTTCCAAATTCCATTGCATTCCCAGCCCAGGCTGCTCTCCAGAACTTCAGGCCCTGCAGTTAGCTCCCTCCTGCACAGCTGCCCCCAGATGGCCCTGGGACTCTGCACACCCACCGACCCATGCACAGCATACCAGGCTTCCCCGAGaatgcttcccctccccttcccgaGAGCCCTGAGCCAGGGAGCAGGACACCCCTACCCCAGCTGCGAGAGCCAGAAGCCGCGACCTCATTCCTGAGTCTAGCCCTTCCAGAATCTCTGGTTGGTCACCCGCGAGGCCTGTTCCCTCGGGCCCCTTGCACCACCCTCACTGCCTCAAGGGTCCCCTGGAGACCAGCATCTCACCCTCTCGGCGGGCAGCCCAAGGCCTCGGCTgacctcccccactcctgcttcAGCGCCCCTCAGTGGCTCCCTACAGCTGCAGGATGCAAACCTCTACTGTGTCCACCGGGTCCAGGCCTGGCCCCTGCCCCCCGCCGCCCATCTTTCAGTGGCCCCTACCCCCGCCGCTCCAGGCACGTgggccttccttccctcctccaacCTTGATGCGCGCTCTGCGGCCTGCCCACCCCTCACTCCCGGCCCCCACGCCCAGAACACTCCTGTTCATCCCAAGTTGCAACACAAATTCACATCCTCCtggagccctcccctcccccgggggGCCACGCGGACCCCTCCCCTGTGATGCCACTGTGTCCTGTGGCTTCCTGTCAGCGCACTTGGCACACACTGTCCTTCCACTTGCTTCCTGGCCCACCTGGCCCACAGGCTAAGCTCCAGGAGGGACAGAAGCCACACCTGCCCCTTCCTGGTGGTACCCCAGCACCCAGCCACTGGCTTGGCACGCTGAAGAGGCCAATCCGCATTGTCCGTGTCGAGAAATACAGCGCGACCTTTTAACTGCCGCTCCTTGGTCTCTGCCAAAGACTCGTACAGAGAAGCAACAGGGAAACCAACTCTTAGCCCTGAAGACGAACAGCCCCCAATACATCTCAGACTGGCAAGAGCCCAGCTCCCTCCGGTAAGGACAGCGGACAGCGGAGCTCAGGGGGCGTGGCCAGAGACCCACATGACCTGATTTCTCCACCTGGGGCTAGGGCCAGGAACCCGCTTAACTCCCTCCTTTGTTTATCTAAAGGTTCAACATAGtttacagggaaaagaaaaaccaacaggACTGCCTTCACTGAGCAGACGGGGTTACTGCAGGGGTAGAGGGCGGGgacacgggggcgggggggggggggggggtccccggCTCATCTCCGTCTCCCCATTTGTCTAGTGGGGCCAAGATCTCCTGGCTCCCGGGGCAAATGAGGGGACTGAGCAAGGTGTTGAGCGAGGACACGGAGCGCTGGCTTTCTACGGAACCCCAGCCACGGGTGACCGACTGCCCGCGCAGAGCTGGTTCAAAGGCCCTGTCTGCTCTCACCTCGCCCGCAGCGTACATACCGTTCTCCTCCAAGAACCTGAAGGCGTCTAAGTAGCCGCGAAGGCATATCTCGCCAAGCACCTGGCAACGAATCAAGTAAGGTAAATGCAGTGCAGAGACCAAGAGCAGAGCCCTCCCCGCCCGGAGCTGCTCCCATGGCCCAGCGCGGCCACAGCGaggctggacacagggctccGCACTCCTAGGGGACAGAAGTTCGCTTCCACACCGGACCAGGCTCGAAGGACGCCCTGTCCGCGGAGCCTTTGTTGAGAGGCACTGGTTTCTCTGGGCTCCCTTGGTCCCCGGATGAGCCTCCACCCTCCCAAATACGGGGTCCTGTTCGAGCTGTCACAGGACAATTAACAATGGCCTTCTCCACTCATCTGGATACAAACCCCCACATGCAAAGCAATGCAcagcctcccctctctcctggggCACACGCTGTGGGGATACAGCGTCCATGCTGCCTTCTTTTTCCCCTGAGAACCATCAGTGGACATGgtccacacattttctttatgttagGAAGAGAAGACCCCTGATGGTAACAAGCAAGAAAGATTAAACCACCAAATGCAGTGTGGTTCTTGACCACACTTGCAGAGACGAATCATCaggataacagaaaaaaaaaagaaaaagaaaagaaaataccactgCCCCCTGGGTGCACCCGGGGGGGTgcattttgatttgaaaaatcaGAGCCCCTGGACATGTGATCTGTGCTGCAGGGCTGTTTAAGTCTTCCCAGGAGACTCCAATGGGCAGAGTGGGGCAGCCCTGAGCTGCCGGAAACCCTTCCCTGACTTTCTATTTGATGAGGGAGATCTGTTTCTGTTTGCGGAAAGAACAAATGGGAGGTCTCCTGGCAAGCAGGGAGGCGAAAAGGAGCTGTACCCCCAGAACACACAGCCCCCAACTCACCTTGAGGTCTGCAGGGAACAGGGTTCGAATCAGGAGGTAGACATTTTCAGAGCAGAGCCGCAGACTGAGCTTGGTCATGTCCACGTGAAGAAAGTTTGTGGACTTGACTTTAGGGCAGATGTCATACTCCCCATAGAAGGGGGACACAGTGATGGTCGTTTTGGCATCAAAGAAGGGGACATTGTCGCTTAGTCCTCCATCCATGTATCGCTTTaatggggaggagaaaaggacaTACTGTCAGAAGCTCTGGGCTGACGTCTTCTGGGTTTTTTCAGATTATGGGTAGAGGCTTCTCAGAGCCACAGGCTGATGTTGTGGGGAGACAAGGTTCCAGAACTACACTTTCAACAAAGCCTTACTGAGCACTTCTGTGCTAGGCCAGGCTCTTGGCTAGCACTCGAACGTGCTCTGTACTGTTGTGTAGTTTGTGCACTGCACAAAAAGTActgggcaaagaggcagacagaagcTGGAGCCCAGCCTATATTGTGCTGGCCAAGTCTAAAGCCTATAGGCATCTATAGGCAGGTACCTATAGATGTGCCCGTGTAATTTGCACGAAAGGGGTTCTGTGTGCCCTGCTCTCAGGGTACGATAGAGACCCTGCCTTCCAAGAGACAGAAGGTCTCTTCTGTGTTCAATTCCAGACCCCCTCCTTTGCTGATTGGAAAATCAGAACCAGCGTCTTGAAGAGCTTTGGAGACTCAAATGGCAGCGAACCTGGGTCCAGGGCAGCCTTCAGAAACCCCCTCTGAACTCACAACCTAGCTGTGAGCAACAGCTTTCCTGCATCCATCCCCTCTGACAACCTTTGGCTGGCACAGGCAGGCTTGGGTACAATATGGACAAAGTTTGCATCGCTCAAAGCAGTGTCCAGAATGATACCCAAATTCCCAAATCCCAAATCCCAGCCATCCTAGCCCCGCTGTCGATACCCACAGAGAAAGTCCTGCAAATATCACAGCCCGTCCTCCCCAAGATCTACAACCAGTCCAGAGAGGAACCACCCGTGCTCAGCCATGCCTTAGCCAATCCAGAGAGTCTTGCCTTGAGTCCAAAAGATGATCACGCGTGTATATGCAGTATTTTCAAAATCATAGCCACACAATTCCCATGGAAGATGTAGGGAAGCCTCAGAAACCTCATGGCAGAAGGGGACATGGACCGGAACGTCTGGAACCTTAGGGAACActagggaggaagcaggctgaccGTTTCTCACGCAAAGAGTAGTCTCAAGTCCAATGCGCCTTGTCACGTAGACTTTTCCTATTCATTCCAGATTTTCCTATCGTAACCCTCTGAGTTGGCTGGGTGGAATCACAAGAAGGAGGTGTTCTGATTCTCTGTGGGTTTCACTGGAGGGTACTGAATGTGTGACCCACCCCCCGACTTCTAGGGGGACTGAGGCAGCCTGGGCCAGATGGGCAAGGCAGGGACATCTCCCCTGGTGGTGAAACAGCCCCCACTTCCTGCAAGCTCCcctgggccaggctctgtgccgAGCAGCTCAGGGCCCTCGCTCATGCGAGCCTTACAACACCTCGACCACACTGCACTATGAGGAGCCCTCGTCCTGCAAACTCATCTCAGAAAGGTTCAGAGATgcattccaggggcacctggatgactcagtgggttaaagcctctgcctttggctcaggtcatgatcctagggtcctgggatcgagccctgcattgggttctctgctcagcagggagcctgctttctcctctctctctgcctgcctc harbors:
- the PNPLA3 gene encoding 1-acylglycerol-3-phosphate O-acyltransferase PNPLA3 isoform X2; protein product: MYDPERGWSLSFSGCGFLGFYHIGATRCLSERAPHLVQDARMLFGASAGALHGVALLSGISLDIITEILMDIARSARSRKMGIFHPAFNLGRRLRNDLQTYLPDDIHRLISGKMCISLTRVSDGENVLVSDFHSKEEVVDALLCSSFIPFFCGIIPPSFRGVRYMDGGLSDNVPFFDAKTTITVSPFYGEYDICPKVKSTNFLHVDMTKLSLRLCSENVYLLIRTLFPADLKVLGEICLRGYLDAFRFLEENGICNKPHPGLDLPSEGAKTLTFPWGHRNPESGPRVSAEGTKPEGDELLDHLRLSILPWDERILDNLSPSLTTALNNAIKVKHGQVSRIYDFLPVKVMSYVMLPCTFPMESAIAMAQRLRTQANGHQPSLRDVKALLLSLLSSRSRS
- the PNPLA3 gene encoding 1-acylglycerol-3-phosphate O-acyltransferase PNPLA3 isoform X3, producing the protein MYDPERGWSLSFSGCGFLGFYHIGATRCLSERAPHLVQDARMLFGASAGALHGVALLSGISLDIITEILMDIARSARSRKMGIFHPAFNLGRRLRNDLQTYLPDDIHRLISGKMCISLTRVSDGENVLVSDFHSKEEVVDALLCSSFIPFFCGIIPPSFRGVRYMDGGLSDNVPFFDAKTTITVSPFYGEYDICPKVKSTNFLHVDMTKLSLRLCSENVYLLIRTLFPADLKVLGEICLRGYLDAFRFLEENGICNKPHPGLDLPSEGAKTLTFPWGHRNPESGPRVSAEGTKPEGDELLDHLRLSILPWDERILDNLSPSLTTDLQF
- the PNPLA3 gene encoding 1-acylglycerol-3-phosphate O-acyltransferase PNPLA3 isoform X1, whose translation is MYDPERGWSLSFSGCGFLGFYHIGATRCLSERAPHLVQDARMLFGASAGALHGVALLSGISLDIITEILMDIARSARSRKMGIFHPAFNLGRRLRNDLQTYLPDDIHRLISGKMCISLTRVSDGENVLVSDFHSKEEVVDALLCSSFIPFFCGIIPPSFRGVRYMDGGLSDNVPFFDAKTTITVSPFYGEYDICPKVKSTNFLHVDMTKLSLRLCSENVYLLIRTLFPADLKVLGEICLRGYLDAFRFLEENGICNKPHPGLDLPSEGAKTLTFPWGHRNPESGPRVSAEGTKPEGDELLDHLRLSILPWDERILDNLSPSLTTALNNAIKVKHGQVSRIYDFLPVKVMSYVMLPCTFPMESAIAMAQRLVMWLPDMPEDIRWLQWLTCHVCSRVMTQLFPHSRLRTQANGHQPSLRDVKALLLSLLSSRSRS